A section of the Devosia rhizoryzae genome encodes:
- a CDS encoding cobalamin-independent methionine synthase II family protein, translating into MAHKILTTHVGSLPRSKQVTDLVFAREAGVPIDEAGFNTIIGAAVDDIVARQKAAGIDLPSDGEMSKISYATYIKDRLTGFDGDSSRQPPADLEMFPNFLKRQANTGGTPTYRRPKCVGEITVKSLEPLREDVEAFGGALKRNGYAKGFMNSATPGVIALFQPNEFYSTQDEYLEAVAEGMRVEYEGIVEAGFILQLDAPDLGLGRHMMYKDLDDDGFLQAAGRHIEVMNHALRNIDGSNVRMHVCWGNYEGPHVCDIALKKILPGLLKAKPRALLFEGANPRHAHEWIDWKNVDLPDDYVLIPGVIDSTSNFVEHPELIAQRLKNFIDIVGADRVIAGTDCGFSTFAGFGAVDPDIVWAKFKALSEGAEIASRH; encoded by the coding sequence ATGGCCCACAAGATCCTCACCACCCATGTCGGCTCCTTGCCGCGTTCCAAGCAGGTGACGGACCTTGTGTTCGCGCGCGAAGCCGGCGTCCCCATCGACGAGGCCGGCTTCAACACCATCATCGGGGCGGCGGTCGACGACATCGTCGCCAGGCAGAAGGCGGCAGGCATCGACCTGCCGTCCGATGGCGAAATGAGCAAGATTTCCTACGCCACCTATATCAAGGACCGGCTCACCGGCTTTGACGGCGACAGCTCGCGCCAGCCGCCGGCTGACCTCGAAATGTTCCCCAATTTCCTCAAGCGCCAGGCCAATACCGGTGGCACGCCGACCTATCGCCGCCCCAAATGCGTCGGCGAAATCACGGTAAAAAGCCTCGAGCCGCTGCGCGAAGACGTTGAAGCCTTCGGTGGCGCGCTCAAGCGCAACGGCTATGCCAAGGGCTTCATGAACTCGGCGACGCCGGGTGTCATCGCGCTGTTTCAGCCCAACGAATTCTATTCGACGCAGGACGAGTATCTCGAAGCCGTGGCCGAAGGCATGCGGGTCGAATACGAGGGCATCGTTGAAGCCGGTTTCATCCTGCAGCTCGATGCGCCCGATCTCGGTCTCGGCCGGCACATGATGTACAAGGATCTCGATGACGACGGCTTCCTCCAGGCCGCCGGCCGCCACATTGAGGTAATGAACCACGCGCTGCGCAATATCGACGGCTCGAACGTGCGCATGCATGTGTGCTGGGGCAATTATGAGGGCCCACATGTCTGCGACATCGCGCTCAAGAAAATCCTGCCGGGCCTGCTGAAAGCCAAGCCGCGGGCGTTGCTGTTTGAAGGCGCCAATCCGCGCCACGCGCATGAATGGATCGACTGGAAGAATGTCGATTTGCCCGACGACTATGTGCTGATCCCGGGCGTCATCGACTCGACCTCCAACTTCGTCGAGCATCCCGAACTCATCGCCCAGCGGCTCAAGAATTTCATCGACATCGTCGGCGCCGACCGCGTCATCGCCGGCACCGATTGCGGCTTCTCCACCTTCGCCGGCTTCGGCGCCGTGGACCCGGACATCGTCTGGGCCAAGTTCAAGGCGCTGAGCGAAGGCGCGGAGATCGCCAGTCGCCACTGA